Proteins co-encoded in one Vicia villosa cultivar HV-30 ecotype Madison, WI unplaced genomic scaffold, Vvil1.0 ctg.000567F_1_1, whole genome shotgun sequence genomic window:
- the LOC131629476 gene encoding PLASMODESMATA CALLOSE-BINDING PROTEIN 5-like yields MPTTQTFVFPLLFLFLILSPFCCGGDATKQELWCVAKNNAEDAALQSALDWACGAGGADCRPIQNGGPCYDVNSVQNTASFAFNDYFLKNGLTDDSCNFSNNAAVTSIDPSHDKCKFPSGLAAINGSSSGSKSSPSAGLGPSGNVSGCSKASWRWWFWLSAITNLLLMVSLYA; encoded by the exons ATGCCCACAACACAAACCTTCGTTTTTCCGCTCCTCTTTCTTTTTCTGATCCTTTCTCCGTTTTGCTGTGGCGGAGACGCTACGAAACAGGAGCTATGGTGCGTGGCCAAAAACAACGCGGAGGATGCCGCTTTACAGTCGGCACTGGACTGGGCCTGCGGTGCCGGTGGAGCAGATTGCCGCCCAATCCAGAACGGAGGACCGTGCTACGATGTTAACAGTGTGCAGAATACGGCGTCGTTTGCTTTCAATGATTATTTTCTCAAGAACGGTTTGACTGATGATAGCTGCAATTTCAGTAACAATGCTGCTGTTACTTCCATTGACCCTA GTCATGATAAATGCAAGTTCCCATCTGG TTTGGCGGCAATCAATGGAAGTTCTTCTGGATCAAAATCATCACCGTCTGCTGGATTGGGACCTAGCGGAAATGTGAGTGGATGCAGTAAAGCTTCTTGGAGGTGGTGGTTTTGGCTATCAGCCATCACTAATTTGCTACTCATGGTTTCACTTTATGCATAA
- the LOC131629477 gene encoding transcription factor TCP10-like, translated as MRNTGGEIVQVGGGHIVRSSGKKDRHSKVYTSKGPRDRRVRLSAHTAIEFYDVQDRLGYDRPSRAVDWLIRKAKPSIDKLAELSSWQPTGETQTLNPQEEEQNVAALSTDMVMGESSNAYNFHLLSQLSEDQGNPSSGFISPHNVEITDPIPFFPTTSSNSSSINFQNYPSENLGLSLHSFQDHNGFIPWQSQQPCENQNQNHDQTLFDNNQYHGNWSNETTNDYIQKVGFMVNSNPFLGQGSDYTPNETLESNFSQSVRSWNEIPMDSSSEVHQRSQQVHHQASIFGSRFVSDGLPGFCILDTVQDGEEGHGVSSNRPSSVSPNNN; from the coding sequence ATGAGGAACACCGGAGGAGAGATAGTTCAAGTTGGAGGAGGACACATAGTTCGATCCTCCGGTAAGAAAGATCGTCACAGCAAGGTTTACACATCGAAAGGACCTCGCGATCGCAGGGTTCGTCTCTCAGCACACACTGCCATTGAATTCTACGATGTTCAAGATCGTCTTGGCTATGACAGACCAAGTAGAGCAGTGGACTGGCTCATCAGAAAAGCAAAACCTTCCATTGACAAGCTCGCCGAGCTTTCTTCGTGGCAACCGACCGGCGAAACTCAAACCCTAAACCCTCAAGAGGAAGAACAGAATGTAGCTGCACTCTCAACTGACATGGTTATGGGAGAATCATCAAATGCTTACAATTTTCATCTGTTAAGTCAATTGAGTGAAGATCAAGGTAACCCTAGTTCAGGTTTCATTTCTCCACATAACGTTGAAATTACTGATCCTATACCTTTCTTTCCAACTACCTCTTCTAATTCTTCAtctatcaattttcaaaactacCCTTCTGAAAACCTTGGACTCTCTCTTCATTCCTTCCAAGATCACAATGGTTTCATTCCTTGGCAATCACAACAGCCATGtgaaaaccaaaaccaaaaccatgACCAAACACTTTTTGATAATAACCAGTATCATGGGAATTGGAGCAATGAAACAACTAATGATTATATACAGAAAGTAGGGTTCATGGTAAACTCAAATCCATTTCTAGGACAAGGTTCAGATTACACTCCAAACGAGACACTTGAGTCGAATTTTTCGCAGTCAGTTCGATCTTGGAATGAAATTCCTATGGATTCTTCTTCAGAGGTTCATCAGAGATCACAACAAGTTCATCATCAAGCTTCAATCTTTGGAAGCAGGTTTGTTTCTGATGGATTACCAGGTTTCTGCATTCTTGATACAGTTCAAGATGGAGAAGAGGGTCATGGAGTTTCTTCTAATAGGCCTTCTTCTGTTTCTCCTAACAACAACTGA